The Pedobacter roseus genome contains a region encoding:
- a CDS encoding sodium/sugar symporter: MKQNLLDTKDYIVFAIYFVIVAAYGLYIYNKKKSASTGSKDYFLAEGSLTWWAIGASLIASNISAEQFIGMSGSGFKMGLAIATYEWMAALTLVIVAVFFIPVYLKNKIATMPQFLHQRYNGTVAMIMAVFWLLLYVVVNLTSILYLGALAVSSISGFDLTFCMYAIAIFAILITLGGMKVIGYTDVIQVFFLILGGLATTYLALNLVSTHYGTSGILDGYSLMTSKASEHFHMILKPENENYIDLPGLSVLVGGMWIVNLNYWGCNQYITQRALGADLKTARGGILFAAFLKLLMPIIVVLPGIAAYVLYKDGAFQTEMLQDGSVNPDRAYPVLLNLLPAGLKGLSFAALTAAVVASLAGKANSIATIFTLDIYKKVLKTDASEKNLVFTGKIAVVVAMVLGVLIAPHLGIDKKGGFQYIQEYTGFVSPGIFAMFILGFFWKRATSNAALFATIGGFGLSLLLKFLPGWTDLSWLSGMGFSVKNAVGIYEIPFLDRMGFVFVFCIIGMVIISLFENKNGVNPKGLEIDSKMFKTTTSFAVGALIIIGLLVALYGIYW; the protein is encoded by the coding sequence ATGAAACAAAATTTATTGGACACGAAGGATTACATTGTATTTGCAATCTACTTCGTCATTGTGGCTGCTTACGGTCTGTACATCTACAATAAGAAAAAATCCGCATCCACAGGCTCAAAAGATTATTTTCTGGCAGAAGGTTCGCTTACCTGGTGGGCAATTGGTGCATCTTTAATTGCATCGAATATTTCGGCTGAGCAGTTTATCGGCATGAGCGGATCGGGCTTTAAGATGGGATTGGCAATTGCAACTTACGAGTGGATGGCTGCCCTTACCCTGGTAATTGTTGCCGTTTTCTTTATTCCGGTGTACCTGAAAAACAAGATTGCTACAATGCCTCAGTTTTTGCACCAACGCTATAATGGAACCGTAGCCATGATTATGGCGGTGTTCTGGTTATTGCTTTATGTGGTGGTAAACTTAACTTCGATCCTTTACTTGGGAGCCCTGGCAGTAAGCAGTATCTCCGGTTTCGACCTTACCTTTTGTATGTACGCCATCGCAATATTTGCGATCTTAATTACCCTGGGTGGAATGAAAGTAATCGGTTATACCGACGTAATCCAGGTGTTTTTCTTAATCCTGGGTGGTTTAGCAACTACTTATTTAGCTTTAAATTTGGTTTCTACCCATTACGGTACCTCAGGTATTCTTGATGGTTATAGTTTAATGACTTCAAAAGCATCAGAGCATTTCCACATGATTTTGAAACCTGAAAATGAAAACTATATTGATTTACCAGGATTAAGCGTGCTTGTAGGTGGTATGTGGATTGTAAACCTAAACTATTGGGGCTGTAACCAGTACATCACTCAGCGTGCATTAGGGGCCGATTTAAAAACTGCCCGTGGTGGTATTCTATTTGCGGCATTTTTAAAGTTATTAATGCCGATTATCGTGGTATTACCTGGTATTGCAGCTTATGTATTATATAAAGATGGTGCTTTCCAAACCGAAATGTTGCAGGACGGATCGGTTAACCCGGATCGTGCTTACCCTGTATTGTTAAATTTATTGCCTGCAGGTTTAAAAGGTTTATCTTTTGCGGCTTTAACTGCTGCAGTTGTGGCTTCTTTAGCTGGTAAAGCAAATAGTATTGCAACGATTTTTACCTTAGATATCTATAAAAAAGTATTAAAAACCGATGCTTCTGAGAAAAATCTCGTTTTTACAGGTAAAATTGCTGTTGTGGTGGCTATGGTGTTGGGTGTGCTAATTGCACCGCACCTGGGTATCGATAAAAAAGGTGGATTCCAATATATTCAGGAGTATACAGGCTTCGTTTCGCCAGGTATCTTTGCCATGTTTATCCTTGGTTTCTTCTGGAAAAGAGCAACCTCAAATGCGGCACTTTTTGCCACCATAGGTGGTTTTGGATTATCGTTATTGCTAAAATTCCTTCCGGGATGGACCGATCTTTCATGGTTATCAGGAATGGGCTTCTCCGTTAAAAATGCAGTTGGCATTTACGAAATCCCTTTCTTAGACAGGATGGGTTTTGTATTCGTATTCTGTATCATCGGTATGGTGATTATCAGTTTGTTCGAGAACAAAAATGGTGTTAACCCTAAAGGATTGGAAATCGATTCTAAAATGTTTAAAACCACAACCAGTTTTGCGGTTGGTGCATTAATTATTATTGGATTATTAGTAGCCCTTTACGGTATTTACTGGTAA
- the xylA gene encoding xylose isomerase, with protein MTKVVTGAKEFFKGIGQIQFEGLTSDNPLAFRWYDANKVVAGKTMSEHFKFACAYWHSFNGNGADPFGGPTHVFPWDEKKDAVERAKDKMDAAFEFITKMQIPYYCFHDVDVVDYTDDVAENERRLQTLVEYAKQKQADSGVKLLWGTANLFSHKRYMNGASTNPDFHVLAHGAAQVKAALDATIALGGENYVFWGGREGYMSLLNTNMKREQEHLAKFLHTAKDYARKQGFKGTFFIEPKPCEPSKHQYDYDAATVKGFLQQYDLLADFKLNLEVNHATLAGHTFQHELQVAVDNGLLGSIDANRGDYQNGWDTDQFPNDINELTETMLIILEGGGLQGGGVNFDAKIRRNSTDPKDLFYAHVGGMDIFARALITADAILQKSDYKKIRADRYASFDSGKGAEFEQGKLSLEDLRNFAAENGEPEVRSGKQEYLENLINRYI; from the coding sequence ATGACAAAAGTAGTAACAGGAGCAAAAGAATTTTTTAAAGGTATCGGGCAAATCCAGTTTGAAGGATTAACCAGCGATAACCCTTTAGCCTTTAGATGGTACGATGCCAATAAGGTGGTTGCAGGCAAAACCATGAGCGAGCATTTTAAATTTGCATGTGCTTATTGGCACTCGTTTAATGGCAATGGCGCCGATCCTTTTGGTGGACCAACACATGTTTTCCCCTGGGATGAAAAGAAAGATGCAGTAGAAAGGGCAAAAGATAAAATGGATGCCGCCTTTGAGTTTATTACCAAAATGCAGATCCCTTATTACTGTTTCCACGATGTAGATGTAGTAGATTATACCGATGATGTTGCCGAAAACGAACGCAGGTTACAAACATTGGTTGAATATGCCAAACAAAAACAGGCGGATAGTGGCGTGAAATTACTTTGGGGAACCGCCAATTTGTTTAGCCATAAGCGCTACATGAATGGAGCCTCTACTAATCCCGATTTCCACGTACTGGCCCATGGTGCTGCACAGGTTAAAGCCGCTTTAGATGCAACAATTGCCCTGGGTGGCGAAAATTATGTTTTCTGGGGTGGACGTGAAGGTTACATGAGCCTTTTGAACACCAATATGAAACGCGAGCAGGAACATTTGGCGAAATTTTTACACACTGCCAAAGATTACGCCCGCAAACAAGGTTTTAAAGGTACTTTCTTTATCGAACCTAAACCATGTGAGCCTTCTAAACACCAATACGATTATGATGCGGCAACAGTTAAGGGCTTTTTACAGCAATATGATCTGCTGGCAGATTTCAAATTAAATTTAGAAGTAAACCACGCAACCTTAGCAGGTCATACTTTTCAGCACGAATTACAGGTTGCTGTTGATAACGGTTTGTTGGGATCAATCGATGCTAACCGTGGTGATTACCAGAATGGATGGGATACCGATCAGTTCCCGAACGATATTAACGAACTGACCGAAACCATGCTGATCATTTTAGAAGGTGGCGGACTGCAAGGCGGAGGTGTAAACTTTGATGCCAAAATCCGTCGTAACTCTACCGATCCAAAAGATTTATTTTATGCACACGTAGGTGGAATGGACATATTTGCAAGGGCCCTGATTACTGCAGATGCCATTCTTCAAAAATCAGACTATAAAAAAATAAGGGCTGATCGCTATGCTTCTTTTGATAGCGGTAAGGGAGCTGAATTTGAACAAGGTAAATTAAGTCTGGAAGATCTTAGAAATTTTGCTGCAGAAAATGGGGAACCCGAAGTACGTAGCGGAAAACAGGAATATTTAGAAAACCTGATCAACAGGTATATTTAA